One Carassius gibelio isolate Cgi1373 ecotype wild population from Czech Republic chromosome A7, carGib1.2-hapl.c, whole genome shotgun sequence DNA window includes the following coding sequences:
- the LOC128016324 gene encoding transcription factor HES-2-like, whose protein sequence is MTASNNGSGPEKNFSAKEERKLRKPLIEKRRRERINSSLEQLKGIMVDAYNLDQSKLEKADVLEITVQHMESLQRGSGGSLSPGTGFESRQRYSTGYIQCMHEVHNLLLSCPGMDKTLGARLLNHLLKSLPHISTEAGSTSSVGTPGPLPLSPTQSPLNLSSLHPHPLHLHTPPTPSPPSSPPHSPRVPPIRERPHEQSSPPRSSSPQSPAQSALPPFFPGADPSMWRPW, encoded by the exons ATGACAGCCTCTAATAACGGCAGCGGTCCGGAGAAGAATTTCAGCGCAAAAGAAGAGCGAAAG CTGCGGAAACCCTTGATAGAGAAGAGACGCAGAGAGAGGATTAATTCGAGCCTTGAGCAACTAAAGGGTATTATGGTGGATGCCTACAATTTGGAT CAATCTAAATTAGAGAAGGCAGATGTTCTGGAGATAACAGTTCAGCACATGGAGAGCCTTCAAAGAGGTTCAG gtgGTAGCCTCAGTCCAGGCACTGGCTTTGAGTCTCGACAAAGATACAGTACTGGCTATATTCAGTGCATGCATGAGGTGCACAACCTGCTCCTGAGCTGCCCTGGGATGGACAAGACTCTGGGCGCTCGTCTGCTAAACCACTTGCTGAAATCTCTTCCCCATATCAGCACCGAAGCCGGAAGCACGAGTTCTGTTGGCACTCCCGGCCCTCTTCCTCTATCCCCGACCCAATCCCCTCTAAATTTGTCCTCTTTACATCCCCACCCTCTCCACCTGCACACCCCTCCAACTCCTTCCCCACCCTCCAGCCCTCCTCACTCTCCCAGAGTCCCACCGATTAGAGAGAGACCCCATGAACAGTCCTCTCCCCCCAGGTCTTCTTCCCCTCAGTCTCCAGCACAATCAGCCCTTCCCCCTTTCTTTCCAGGAGCAGATCCCTCCATGTGGAGACCCTGGTGA